From one Lotus japonicus ecotype B-129 chromosome 3, LjGifu_v1.2 genomic stretch:
- the LOC130749158 gene encoding uncharacterized protein LOC130749158 has translation MAIAFFNTPFFTLLLFFSLLSLSLSSSIHDLLKSKGLPAGLLPSEVKSFTFYENGRLEVFLNAPCLTKYENRVYFERVVTANLTYGSLIGVEGLQQEELFVWLPVKDIIVDDPSSGLILFDIGLAHKQLSLSLFEDPPHCKPEGGLRNHVRKEKGFFEALR, from the exons ATGGCCATAGCATTCTTTAACACTCCATTCTTCACACTCCTTCTAttcttctctctcctctcactctctctctcctcctccatccaCGACCTCCTCAAATCAAAAGGCTTACCAGCTGGTCTCTTACCATCAGAGGTAAAATCCTTCACCTTCTACGAAAATGGCCGCTTGGAAGTCTTCCTCAACGCACCATGCCTAACCAAGTACGAGAACAGGGTCTACTTCGAACGCGTCGTCACCGCCAACCTCACCTACGGTAGCCTCATCGGTGTGGAGGGTCTGCAACAAGAAGAGCTTTTCGTTTGGCTTCCTGTTAAGGACATCATCGTTGATGATCCTTCTTCTGGGTTGATACTCTTTGATATTGGTCTCGCTCATAAACAGCTCTCACTCTCTCTGTTTGAAGATCCACCCCACTGCAAACCTGAAG GTGGGCTGAGGAATCATGTGAGGAAGGAGAAAGGGTTCTTTGAGGCTCTGAGGTAG